Proteins encoded in a region of the Deltaproteobacteria bacterium genome:
- the mce gene encoding methylmalonyl-CoA epimerase: protein MKVKHIDHIGIAVNGIEAAGKFYTDILGLKITGIENVADQKVNVAFIPVTDSEVELLESTDPDGPVAKYINARGEGVQHVAFRVENIDEALAELKEKGVRLIDQEARRGAGGARIAFIHPKETNGVLVELCERDS, encoded by the coding sequence ATGAAGGTAAAGCATATTGATCATATCGGTATCGCCGTCAACGGCATTGAAGCTGCGGGCAAATTTTATACCGACATCCTCGGTCTTAAGATAACCGGGATAGAAAATGTCGCGGACCAGAAGGTGAACGTGGCGTTTATCCCGGTCACCGACAGCGAAGTGGAACTGCTGGAGTCCACCGATCCGGACGGACCGGTTGCCAAATATATCAATGCACGCGGAGAAGGGGTCCAGCACGTGGCCTTTCGAGTGGAAAATATCGATGAGGCTCTCGCGGAGCTCAAGGAAAAAGGGGTGCGCCTGATCGATCAAGAGGCTCGACGCGGGGCCGGGGGCGCAAGAATCGCCTTTATCCATCCCAAAGAAACCAACGGCGTCCTGGTGGAACTCTGTGAAAGAGATTCGTGA
- the fdhD gene encoding formate dehydrogenase accessory sulfurtransferase FdhD, with amino-acid sequence MMSDKIYRTFRTFTLNHGRISPNLTDLTVEVPLQIIVNDQPHTLVMFTPDKIRELVVGFIFTEGLISDFREIVDFSICTTRRADGDEIIEARVEIASKGPFSSAVSGKRISYSSCGICGTENYYHLRDRLRRVKSRHRFTMDMLKKASYGLKAFQPLYIRTGGAHAAVLFDSKGNQVLHAEDMGRHNALDKVIGASLIQGIPPEDKALVSSGRASLEMILKMARIGFPVFLVMSRPTSRAVEAAKFYNITLIDLARDTNRIYSHARRIQGF; translated from the coding sequence ATGATGTCGGACAAAATCTATCGGACATTCCGAACATTTACCTTGAACCACGGCAGGATATCTCCCAATCTGACCGATCTCACGGTCGAGGTCCCTCTCCAGATTATCGTCAATGACCAGCCTCATACCCTGGTCATGTTCACCCCGGATAAGATCAGAGAATTAGTGGTCGGATTTATCTTTACGGAAGGTCTGATAAGCGACTTCAGGGAGATCGTCGATTTCAGCATTTGTACAACCCGCCGGGCCGATGGCGATGAGATTATCGAGGCCCGGGTGGAAATCGCATCCAAGGGACCCTTTTCTTCGGCAGTCAGCGGAAAGCGGATATCATACTCCAGTTGCGGTATCTGCGGTACGGAAAACTACTATCATTTAAGGGACAGGCTGCGGCGGGTAAAGAGCAGGCATCGGTTTACCATGGACATGCTGAAAAAGGCCTCGTACGGGCTGAAGGCGTTTCAACCCCTCTACATCCGGACAGGGGGGGCTCACGCAGCGGTCCTTTTTGATTCAAAAGGAAATCAGGTCCTTCATGCCGAAGACATGGGGCGGCACAATGCATTGGACAAGGTCATCGGCGCCTCACTGATCCAGGGAATCCCACCGGAAGACAAGGCGCTGGTGTCGAGCGGTCGCGCCAGCCTGGAGATGATCCTGAAGATGGCGAGAATCGGTTTTCCTGTTTTTCTGGTGATGTCCCGTCCCACCTCGCGGGCCGTGGAAGCGGCCAAGTTCTATAATATCACCCTCATAGACCTGGCCAGGGACACCAACCGGATATACAGCCATGCCCGCCGCATCCAAGGGTTTTAG
- a CDS encoding cytoplasmic protein — protein sequence MNDSPYDFARPPAQTRARPDHFRELDATELYCPNCGRAVPVNKFLLLVLPDGDRYEYRCKYCGTKVGDKVDHSGQFYGILKG from the coding sequence ATGAATGACAGCCCGTATGACTTTGCACGTCCCCCTGCCCAAACCAGGGCGCGCCCGGATCATTTCAGGGAACTGGATGCCACCGAACTCTACTGCCCCAACTGCGGGCGTGCGGTTCCGGTCAATAAATTCCTTCTCCTGGTCCTGCCGGACGGTGACAGATATGAATATCGGTGTAAATACTGCGGCACCAAGGTGGGGGACAAGGTCGATCATTCCGGACAGTTTTACGGCATCCTGAAGGGTTGA
- the infA gene encoding translation initiation factor IF-1, whose protein sequence is MSRNDLIQLEGVVAKVLGGGSMEIQCENNMVVRGVLSGRMKKHRIKVMVGDKVQVSVSPYDTSHGLITYRF, encoded by the coding sequence TTGAGTCGAAATGATCTCATCCAGTTAGAGGGAGTCGTCGCCAAGGTCCTGGGTGGCGGCAGCATGGAAATCCAATGCGAAAACAATATGGTCGTAAGGGGTGTGCTTTCCGGGAGGATGAAGAAACACCGGATCAAGGTCATGGTTGGAGACAAGGTCCAGGTCAGCGTCTCACCCTACGACACCTCTCATGGATTAATCACCTACCGTTTTTGA